From the genome of Lotus japonicus ecotype B-129 chromosome 6, LjGifu_v1.2, one region includes:
- the LOC130725162 gene encoding extensin-like: METRRCRRRDSPERRRVSPPQRVGQPEREVQREQVFRAPEFEDGNQPPPPTPSPPPPPPPSSTPLPPPPPSLSLPRTPVHSPVLSLSLSPLPQMTVTHGELQQMMRSIGDTQQRNEHLQAQLDFFRQEEQDEVVEKTYTHSHI; the protein is encoded by the coding sequence ATGGAAACTCGTCGATGTCGACGACGCGACTCACCGGAGCGGAGGCGTGTCTCACCTCCGCAACGTGTCGGCCAGCCGGAGCGAGAGGTGCAGCGAGAGCAGGTTTTTCGTGCTCCAGAGTTCGAGGACGGGAaccagccaccaccaccaactccttcgcctccaccaccacctccaccatctTCTACACCActgccacctccacctccatcaCTTTCGTTACCAAGAACACCAGTACACTCACCTGTTCTGTCACTTTCTCTGTCACCACTGCCTCAAATGACGGTTACACATGGGGAATTGCAGCAAATGATGCGCAGCATAGGCGATACACAGCAGCGGAATGAACATCTGCAGGCACAGCTTGATTTCTTCCGCCAGGAGGAGCAGGACGAAGTTGTAGAAAAAACTTACACGCATTCACACATATAG
- the LOC130722675 gene encoding non-specific phospholipase C1: MHLRRVPVFLFLYLLLSPAATAAAEDNLAVLFPHKKHKINGPIKTIVVIVMENRSFDHVLGWLKSTRPDIDGLTGTESNRITASDPASPEIPVSDEAVFIDSDPGHSFQAIREQIFGSNESSANPAPMNGFAQQAESMVPGMARTVMSGFKPELLPVYTELANEFGVFDKWFASVPASTQPNRFYVHSATSHGAMSNVRKDLILGFPQKTIFDSLNENGLTFGIYYQNIPATLFFKSLRKLKNVPKFHSYALKFRRHARKGKLPNYVVVEQRYFDVEVSPANDDHPSHDVAIGQRFVKEVYEVLRKSPQWKEMAVLITYDEHGGFYDHVPTPVVGVPNPDGIIGPHPYYFHFDRLGVRVPTFVISPWIDKGTVIHEPDGPTPYSQYEHSSVPATVKKLFNLKSNFLTKRDAWAGTFEKYFYVRDTPRDDCPETLPEVKTDLRPYGPREDSTLSEFQMELIQLASQLNGDHVLNSYPNIGESMTVGEANRYAEDAVKRFLEAGRAAIKAGANDSAFVTMRPSLTSRVAVKDSRKHLESY; the protein is encoded by the exons ATGCATCTCCGGCGAGTCCCAGTTTTCCTATTCCTCTACCTCCTCCTCTCCCccgccgccaccgccgccgcAGAAGACAACCTCGCCGTTTTGTTCCCCCACAAGAAGCACAAAATCAATGGCCCCATCAAAACCATCGTGGTCATCGTCATGGAGAATCGCTCCTTCGACCACGTCCTCGGCTGGCTCAAGTCGACCCGACCCGACATCGACGGCCTCACCGGCACCGAATCGAACCGAATCACCGCCTCCGACCCAGCCTCGCCGGAGATCCCTGTCTCCGACGAAGCCGTCTTCATCGACTCCGACCCGGGCCACTCGTTCCAAGCCATAAGGGAACAGATATTCGGGTCCAACGAAAGCTCCGCCAACCCGGCTCCGATGAACGGGTTCGCCCAGCAAGCCGAGAGCATGGTTCCGGGCATGGCCCGAACCGTGATGAGCGGGTTCAAACCGGAGCTCCTCCCGGTCTACACCGAGTTAGCGAACGAGTTCGGCGTTTTCGACAAGTGGTTCGCGTCGGTTCCGGCGTCGACTCAGCCGAACCGGTTCTACGTCCACTCCGCCACCTCTCACGGCGCAATGAGCAACGTTCGCAAGGACCTCATCCTTGGCTTCCCGCAGAAGACAATCTTCGACTCCCTCAACGAGAACGGTCTCACGTTCGGTATCTACTACCAGAACATCCCTGCTACACTCTTCTTCAAGAGCCTGAGGAAGCTGAAGAACGTGCCGAAGTTCCATAGCTACGCGTTGAAGTTCAGGCGGCACGCGAGGAAGGGGAAGCTGCCGAATTACGTGGTGGTGGAGCAGCGGTACTTCGACGTGGAGGTTTCTCCGGCGAACGATGATCACCCCTCGCATGATGTGGCGATTGGGCAGAGGTTTGTGAAGGAGGTGTATGAGGTTTTGAGGAAGAGTCCTCAGTGGAAGGAGATGGCGGTGTTGATTACATATGATGAACATGGTGGGTTCTATGATCATGTGCCTACACCTGTTGTGGGTGTGCCTAACCCTGATGGGATCATTGGGCCTCACCCTTATTACTTTCACTTTGATAGGTTGGGTGTTAGGGTCCCCACGTTTGTTATCTCGCCTTGGATTGACAAGGGTACTG tgaTTCATGAACCAGATGGACCAACACCATATTCTCAATATGAACATTCATCTGTTCCTGCCACTGTAAAGAAGCTGTTCAACTTAAAATCCAATTTCCTGACAAAGAGAGATGCATGGGCTGGTACCTTCGAAAAATACTTTTACGTTCGCGATACTCCTCGTGATGATTGTCCAG AAACACTTCCAGAGGTCAAAACTGATCTAAGACCATATGGACCAAGAGAAGATTCAACTCTCTCAGAATTCCAGATGGAATTGATCCAGCTTGCATCTCAGCTCAATGGTGATCATGTTCTCAACTCCTATCCGAATATTGGGGAGAGCATGACAGTGGGAGAAGCAAACAGGTATGCAGAAGATGCAGTGAAGAGGTTCTTGGAAGCTGGAAGGGCAGCTATTAAAGCTGGGGCCAATGACTCTGCATTTGTCACAATGAGGCCTTCCCTCACCAGCAGAGTTGCTGTGAAAGATTCACGCAAACATTTGGAATCTTACTGA